AAATGGGttactaacaccagtgcttcagcggaggctcactgatgatgttacctaatatggtaacaaaacatctgaaaacaaaccttccagctcagcaagcaaacttacactGAGTGCTGACAAGGAGGAAATTAATGTATCTTCTCCaaatggattgcaatggttcaagaaggctgttcacaccttcaagggcagttagggatgggaaacaaaacactggcccagccagtcctATTGAGATTCCATCTAATTGATCAGAATTTAGTTGTCTGAAATCTCAAGCTGGGATTGATTACTTTGATCAGCCAGACCATGTTGATAGTGTAGTGTTCAGCAGCACCCCATTTAGTACTACCCAGCCTGGAATCCACTCACCGTTATTACTGCCTTGGGCCATGAAACAGTTCCATTTTTTTTCCAGGATGTCTAACacttctgttgtttttttttcctcttcttttCCCTTTGTTTTTGCTTCCTTACACTGTCTGACAGCTGGAACTGCCTGGGTTCATGAATCAGTTCAATTCAGAGACCAGGTAAGTGACTGTCCTTCACATTAAGGCAGCACTTAACTTGTGTGTACCATCAacatggacttcactagttttTGAATCTCCGTTCCCCCCCCAccacatcccagatccaactctccaacttggcactgccctcttggcctgtccatcttccttcccacctccatGTGCATCTACCTagcgccttcccagctaccttcctcccaatcCCACCCACCTATCTATCTCTcagcaccccaccccccaacccacattcctgattaagagcttatttatgcctgaaacttcaaccttcctgctccttagatgctgccagacctgctgtgcttctctagcATCACCAAGTAGTCTGAGTTTACCTGAAGTCAGGGAGAATCTGGCTGGTTGGAATAATACCTAGCTCAAAGGATGCGATTGTTGAAGACCAATCATTTCAGTCCCAGGGCACCTCTGCAACAGCTCTTTTGGTGCTGCTACACCAAGGTCTTCTGTCTGTCAGGCAAGGATCCTACTGGCCCTACTAGAAATGTGACTGTACCTTTTTCATTTTGGTAGCACCCCTCTTTTCAGCTATACTAAAGGGTTTCCAAACCACAAACCCATCTTCAACCAGGTCAGAATTACAAACCCTGACAGAAAAAGATATTCagcatttggatgaatacatgaataggaagggaatagatgaATAcagaagacagttttaatatggaagggcaaaacatGTCAGTGCAGGCtgggagagccaaagggcctgttcctgttctgtattgttctttattaTGTGATTGCCAATGGGCACAAGTTGCTGAACAATCTCCAATGTGCTAATAGCTAAACTAACATTTAATTTTAATACCAGACAACTTTGCAGGATTTATTCTACTGATCCATTCTATGTAAATAATACATTCAAGCCTTATACCTTTATTAAAAAACATCCAGGAGCTTGGGCAGCttattgctttctccatggcaaatgCTCAGCCAATTGGAGTCAGCACCCCTATTTTTTACTCATACATTGTTGTAACTGTTTGTATTTGTCTCAAGTGTTCTTATGTTTGTTTCAAATGCCAGGTGATAAGTTGCAGAAATGTCTGCTTTCAGTGATGTTAAGTTCTGTATTACTCAGTGACAACAGCAATAATGGAATAAGTAATTATTTGTCATCAATGAATGGTCTTTATGCCCAGTTGCAGTAGTTGGTGCTCCATACGCATTTATCAGATAAATAGTCATCTGACAAATTCAGACTGTAGAGCTCTAAGCAGCCAGGATGTGAACAATGGCAGCAGTCACACTGACAATACATCATGAAGGGCCTTTCTGGATCATCACTGAACCCTGCACTCTAGCTACTGCCACACAAAGCAGGCCCTTTATGGATAATTTTCCCTTGTTCGTTTCAACCACACTActccaccatttcttcatctTTCACTTCCACAGTCACCACTTTGCTTCCTGTCTTCTCCACCTCCGTGCTGGCTGATGGTCTGATCCACTTCGATGTGGCAGGTTCAACTAGAGACATGAGAAAAGAACTTACTTGGGACTGCCACTGAATGGCTGTGTACACACCACCTATGGTGAATACTGGCAAATACTCAACTGTTACAGCAGTGCTAATCTAACTGTGGTCCCCCTCCTGTCTAACTCAATAACTCTTtcccatcaccccccccccccccaaatcaaaaatctgtctaactcagccttccATAAGCTCAGTGACCAATAAGATATAGTCAATGTAAAATACCAAGAAGTGAACCCAAGCTTCCAGTAGAGGCTTATACAAACTTAATCCGAACTGCTCCTTTCACATTCTATCTTTGTTGAAAAAGTCTGGATGCTatgacttaattttttttaaaaaaatgattgatTTACTGTCCAGTCCCCCTCTTCCTGTACCATGGAGAAAATTGATTACCATAAACATGGGGCTATGGAACTCTGTTTGCACGTCTGTCTTCGttagccccactcccctcccattacCACCAAGATGCATGTCTGTACGTGAAGCTCCTTCTGCAGAAGGAAGGAGGAGGTGGTCACTGGTGGGTTGAGGTAGAAGAGAACCCGAGACACCATAAGCATACCATCCATGGCTGATCGCTCCCTCTGACTGTGACGGATCTGCTTCTGtaactttctctttttcttccctGACAGTGTGATATTTGCCCTCTTACTCGAGCTGGAAACAGAAACAACAAGTAATTACAACAAAAACAGCTACCAACATGGATTCACTGTCTACCTTTAAACACACATCCCAGTGGAATCAAGGCAATCTCCACAGAAGGAGCCATCGATGGCAAGTGTGGCTTGGGTGGAAGCACCCTTGCCTCTAAGTCACAAGGTTCCAGTCCAGAGCTAAAACAAAAGGTGACAGTATAATGCAGTAGGCAGGGTCAGTAGAGTGCATGCTGCACTCTCAGACATGCTACCTTACTGATTGATGTATAAGTCTCAGCTACGTGTGGAAATTCATGTTATTTCAAAGGCGAGCTGGTTTTGTCCTCGGGACCATGTGACTAACTGCATTCCTCCCAACATTCCAGCATCAGAAATGCAAACCCAGTTTCCTTTATTCCATCAGCGGTATGGTGCTGAAGGTCTCACTGCCTCCTAAATCCCCAGGTTTGCCCACATTTAGGTTGACAGCAGGCACTCtgatgacatttaaaatgtgtcttTTCTGCTTCCCTGCACCCCTCCTTGCAGTTGGATTCTGCAAAGTGAAGTCCTAGCTGCCATAGAAGATAACAGCAGCAATTGAGAGCATCCGCACTAATTAATgctattaataaatatgatttggagatgtcggtgttggactgaggtatacaaagttacaaatcacagcaccaggttatagtccaacaggtttaattggaagcagtagctttcggagcgctgctccttcagcaggtggtatTGACACCACTAACTTGGCTtcaagtggagaggatctccaagaagatcgcacaCATTGAcattgacaaccacctgatgaaggaacggtgcactccaaaagctagtgcttccaaataaacctgttggactacaacctggtgttgtctgatttgtAAATTAATAAATATGCATGAAAGGTGCAGCAATAGAGTCCCTATCCCTGggtcaggaggcccaggttcaaagtcccacctactccagaggtgagcaccaacacctctgaacaggttgattagaaaaataacttagatttcttttcaaacaaaaatactATTGTGTGACTCAGTTGTGAAATTCAACCAGCGCAGTGTCACTAACAGTGAGAGGGTGAGCCAAACCACTTTTATACTTGGTCAGAATTATTGACTGACCACTGTCAACCTTGGGGGAAAATAAAcaagctgctggagaaactcagcgtgTCTGCCAGCACCTGTGGgcagagatcagagttaacattttgggtccagtcacccttgTTCAGAATACAGAAGAACCATGGGAAACCCAACTCTGGAAGAGACATGAGATCAggcaggaggagcaggagaatcgacgttttgggcataattcctaatgaagggcttatgtccgaaacgtcggttctcctgctcctcagatgctgcctgacatgctgtgcttttccagcaccacactctctattctgatctccagcacctgcagtcctcactttctcctggaagacAATCCCACAACCCTTCTGCCACCTGACTGCAACAACCTGAACAGCCACCACAGGATGGGTCCAGGAGACAGCTTTGCTGATTTCTCACCATCTCTTCTTCAGGTGATGAGAAGTGATCAGTCCCTTGTCAATCACCGCACCCACAATAACACGCTTTTTCTTCTTCTCCTTCCTCAAAAGCCTCCGTCTTTTGAGAATATTTCCCTGTAATTCCTGCAGACAAAGACACAGGTCAGGGAACAAGTCATTAAGTATGACAGCTCCCTAAACTATTTAATATCTCGCCCAGTCACTCCCTGAACGTGTAATATCAAACAacaccccccccttccccagctAAATCCACTAATTTCTAAAACCTTTATTACCAACCCCCATCCC
This genomic stretch from Chiloscyllium plagiosum isolate BGI_BamShark_2017 chromosome 37, ASM401019v2, whole genome shotgun sequence harbors:
- the c37h11orf98 gene encoding uncharacterized protein C11orf98 homolog, which gives rise to MAPGGKIDRINRLRSELQGNILKRRRLLRKEKKKKRVIVGAVIDKGLITSHHLKKRCSSKRANITLSGKKKRKLQKQIRHSQRERSAMDVEPATSKWIRPSASTEVEKTGSKVVTVEVKDEEMVE